The following coding sequences lie in one Methylotenera versatilis 301 genomic window:
- the murG gene encoding undecaprenyldiphospho-muramoylpentapeptide beta-N-acetylglucosaminyltransferase — MSTPAKTLMVMAGGTGGHVYPAMAVADYLKNLGWNIVWLCTEGGMENRLIENKGYEKAMITMRGVRGNGLMGWVLLPVKLAKAFSQSVAAIRLHQPNVVLGMGGFAAFPGGLMAKCLGKPLVIHEQNSIAGLTNKVLAIFATRVLAAFPSAFDKKAQLVGNPVRADITQVAAPENRMKTNTGALNMLVVGGSLGAQALNEVVPKALAEMAIENRPQVVHQAGEKHIATLQANYQAVGVSADAKAFINNMADMYAWADVVICRAGALTVAELSAAGVASVLVPFPHAVDDHQTSNARYLSDAGAAILVPQTEFTVQKVLALLKDLSREKCLDMAIKARALGKPEATASVAKICMEVAL; from the coding sequence ATGAGTACGCCAGCGAAAACATTAATGGTGATGGCAGGCGGCACGGGCGGTCATGTTTACCCAGCAATGGCAGTGGCAGATTACTTGAAAAATCTTGGCTGGAACATTGTGTGGCTTTGCACAGAAGGTGGCATGGAAAACCGCTTGATTGAAAATAAGGGCTACGAAAAAGCCATGATTACCATGCGTGGCGTGCGTGGCAATGGCTTAATGGGCTGGGTATTGCTACCAGTGAAATTGGCCAAAGCATTTTCGCAAAGTGTTGCAGCTATTCGTCTGCATCAGCCAAACGTGGTGTTGGGTATGGGTGGTTTTGCTGCTTTTCCGGGTGGTTTGATGGCTAAATGTTTAGGCAAGCCATTGGTAATACATGAGCAAAACTCAATCGCAGGCTTAACTAATAAAGTGTTGGCGATATTTGCAACACGCGTATTGGCTGCATTCCCAAGTGCGTTTGACAAGAAGGCTCAACTGGTAGGTAACCCAGTACGCGCAGACATCACTCAGGTTGCTGCACCAGAAAATAGAATGAAAACAAATACGGGTGCTTTAAATATGCTTGTAGTGGGTGGCAGTTTGGGTGCCCAAGCTTTGAATGAAGTTGTACCGAAAGCACTTGCTGAAATGGCTATTGAAAATCGTCCACAAGTAGTGCATCAGGCGGGTGAAAAGCATATCGCAACGCTGCAAGCGAACTATCAAGCAGTTGGTGTAAGCGCGGATGCCAAAGCCTTTATTAATAACATGGCTGATATGTATGCATGGGCTGATGTCGTGATTTGTCGTGCTGGTGCGCTGACGGTTGCGGAGCTTTCTGCTGCTGGCGTAGCGAGTGTGTTGGTGCCATTTCCACATGCTGTTGATGATCATCAAACCTCTAACGCACGATATTTATCTGATGCAGGTGCGGCGATTTTAGTGCCGCAAACAGAATTTACCGTGCAAAAAGTACTAGCTTTGCTAAAAGATTTAAGTCGCGAGAAATGCTTGGATATGGCGATTAAAGCCCGTGCATTAGGCAAGCCAGAAGCGACCGCAAGTGTAGCGAAAATTTGTATGGAGGTAGCGCTTTAG
- the ftsZ gene encoding cell division protein FtsZ encodes MFEIMEKNAQEAVIKVIGVGGCGGNAVAHMIEKSVGGVEFICANTDMQALKKSQAKTVLQMGVAMTKGLGAGARPEIGRDAAFEDRDAIAELIDGADMLFITAGMGGGTGTGAAPVIAQIAKEMGILTVAVVTKPFAFEGKRTKVASDGLEELSKYVDSLIVIPNEKLMEVLGEDVPFLEAFKAANDVLHNAVSGIAEIINCPGLVNVDFADVRTVMSEMGMAMMGSAIASGPDRARIAAEQAVASPLLEDVNLANARGVLVNITTSASFKMKEYYDVMNTIKAFTADDATVIVGNVFDEAMGDGLRVTMVATGLTGAQRRQQKPELRVMTQEVVRNGTTNQPMFVGGSVDEDDTPQVFSSNNRRAQVEAMKMSGVEEYDIPAFLRKQAD; translated from the coding sequence ATGTTTGAAATTATGGAAAAAAATGCTCAAGAAGCCGTTATTAAGGTGATTGGCGTGGGTGGTTGTGGTGGTAATGCGGTAGCGCACATGATAGAAAAAAGCGTTGGTGGCGTTGAGTTCATTTGCGCAAATACTGATATGCAAGCTTTGAAAAAAAGCCAAGCAAAAACAGTATTGCAAATGGGCGTGGCGATGACTAAGGGCTTAGGCGCAGGTGCTAGACCAGAAATCGGTCGCGATGCAGCTTTTGAAGATCGTGATGCGATTGCTGAGTTGATTGACGGTGCAGACATGCTGTTCATCACAGCAGGTATGGGCGGGGGTACTGGTACTGGCGCTGCCCCAGTGATTGCGCAAATCGCGAAAGAAATGGGCATCCTGACTGTTGCTGTGGTGACTAAACCTTTCGCTTTTGAAGGAAAACGCACTAAAGTTGCAAGTGATGGTCTAGAAGAGTTATCAAAGTATGTAGATTCACTGATTGTGATTCCTAACGAAAAATTGATGGAAGTATTAGGCGAAGATGTACCATTCTTAGAGGCTTTTAAAGCGGCTAATGATGTGTTGCATAATGCGGTTTCTGGCATTGCCGAAATCATCAATTGCCCAGGTTTGGTGAACGTTGACTTTGCCGATGTACGCACAGTGATGTCTGAAATGGGTATGGCGATGATGGGTTCAGCAATTGCCTCTGGTCCAGACCGTGCACGTATTGCGGCTGAGCAAGCGGTTGCAAGCCCATTGCTTGAAGATGTCAACCTTGCGAATGCGCGTGGCGTTTTAGTCAATATTACAACATCAGCTTCTTTCAAAATGAAAGAATACTATGATGTGATGAATACCATCAAAGCGTTCACAGCGGATGATGCAACGGTGATTGTAGGTAACGTGTTTGACGAAGCGATGGGTGATGGCTTGCGTGTAACGATGGTAGCAACCGGTTTAACTGGTGCACAACGTCGTCAGCAAAAACCAGAACTTCGCGTGATGACACAAGAAGTAGTGCGTAACGGTACAACTAACCAACCAATGTTTGTGGGTGGTAGTGTGGATGAAGATGATACACCGCAAGTATTCAGCTCAAACAACCGCCGTGCGCAAGTAGAAGCGATGAAAATGTCAGGTGTTGAAGAATACGATATTCCTGCATTTTTACGCAAACAAGCGGACTAA
- the murC gene encoding UDP-N-acetylmuramate--L-alanine ligase: MKHKVKNIHFVGIGGSGMSGIAEVLINLNFTVTGSDLAVNATTKRLTDFGATVFQGHATENLGNADVVVVSSAVNEENPEVKAARAKKIPVVPRALMLAELMRFRQGIAVAGTHGKTTTTSLIASILAEAGMDPTFVIGGKLEAANANAKLGTGEYIVAEADESDASFLHLTPVMAVVTNIDQDHMDTYEHSFDKLKSAFVEFLQQLPFWGMAVVCIDDANIREILPRVTKPVMTYGFSEDARVRAINVRADDGKMHFTAQRINGVVTEFDVTLNLPGNHYVLNALAAIAIASELNVPDAAIIKALKEFKGVGRRFERYGEIAVKGGGAFTLIDDYGHHPVEMQAVIAAARAAFPNRRLVMAFQPHRYTRTRDCFEDFVRVLSSTDAVLLTEVYSAGEASIVAADTRSLIRSIRIGGKVEPLFVETTDELPEAILNMAQADDVVIVMGAGSIGQVAEKTRTLAASVLVEGVH, from the coding sequence ATGAAACATAAAGTCAAAAACATACATTTTGTTGGCATCGGCGGCTCAGGCATGAGCGGCATTGCCGAAGTGTTGATTAACTTGAACTTCACGGTCACAGGTTCTGATTTAGCCGTGAATGCAACGACCAAAAGACTCACTGATTTTGGTGCAACAGTCTTTCAAGGTCATGCTACCGAAAACCTTGGTAATGCAGATGTGGTAGTGGTTTCAAGCGCAGTGAATGAAGAAAATCCAGAAGTAAAAGCGGCACGTGCGAAAAAAATTCCAGTCGTGCCACGTGCGCTGATGTTAGCTGAGTTGATGCGCTTTAGGCAAGGGATTGCCGTTGCGGGAACGCACGGAAAAACGACGACAACGAGCTTGATTGCCAGTATTTTGGCTGAAGCAGGTATGGACCCAACCTTTGTGATTGGTGGCAAATTAGAGGCGGCCAATGCCAATGCTAAATTAGGTACAGGTGAATACATTGTGGCAGAAGCGGATGAATCAGATGCTTCGTTCTTGCATCTCACCCCAGTCATGGCTGTGGTGACTAATATCGATCAAGACCACATGGACACTTACGAGCACAGCTTTGATAAATTAAAAAGCGCGTTTGTAGAGTTTTTACAGCAATTACCGTTTTGGGGTATGGCGGTGGTTTGCATCGACGATGCCAATATTCGCGAGATTTTGCCGCGCGTGACTAAGCCCGTGATGACTTACGGTTTTAGTGAAGATGCGCGTGTGCGCGCCATCAACGTGCGCGCGGATGACGGAAAAATGCATTTTACAGCGCAGCGCATTAATGGCGTGGTGACAGAGTTTGATGTGACCTTAAATCTACCGGGTAACCATTATGTGCTCAATGCACTTGCGGCGATTGCAATTGCCAGCGAGCTGAATGTCCCTGATGCGGCGATTATCAAAGCATTAAAAGAGTTTAAAGGTGTAGGCAGACGTTTTGAGCGCTACGGCGAAATCGCAGTTAAAGGTGGCGGTGCATTCACGTTGATTGATGATTATGGACACCATCCAGTTGAGATGCAGGCAGTGATTGCCGCTGCACGTGCGGCTTTTCCTAATCGTCGATTAGTGATGGCTTTCCAGCCGCATCGTTACACACGTACGCGTGATTGTTTTGAAGATTTTGTACGAGTGCTTTCCAGCACCGATGCGGTATTACTCACAGAAGTTTACTCAGCGGGTGAGGCTTCTATCGTCGCGGCAGATACACGTAGTTTAATTCGATCAATCCGTATTGGAGGCAAAGTTGAGCCGCTATTTGTAGAAACTACGGACGAGTTACCAGAGGCAATTTTAAACATGGCGCAAGCCGATGATGTTGTCATTGTGATGGGTGCTGGTTCTATAGGGCAAGTGGCAGAGAAAACCAGAACTTTGGCCGCGAGTGTTTTAGTAGAGGGAGTGCATTAA
- the ftsA gene encoding cell division protein FtsA, with translation MSRIKEDKNLIVGLDIGTSKIVAIVAELQPEGTVKVIGLGQHISRGLKKGVVVNIESTMQSIQRALEEAELMADCKINNVYTGIAGSHIKSLNSHGMVKIKDAEVTQMDVDRVIETARAIALPADQQILHILTQEFIIDGQEDVREPLGMSGMKLEVKVHIVTGAVAAAQNIVKCIKRCGIEVSDLILQPLASSLAVLTEDEKELGVCLVDIGGGTTDIAVFKQGAIRHTAVVPIAGDQMTNDVAVAFRTPTQSAEDIKVKHGCALRQLADPREIVEVPGVDGREPRQLSVQTLAEVLEPRIVELYELVLNELRRSGMEEMIASGIVITGGSAMMKGMVELGEEIFHMPVRMGLPRHVGGLSEVVSNPRYATGVGLVLMGKQQLERHISGQMESSSFGRMLEKMKSWFQGNF, from the coding sequence ATGAGTAGAATAAAAGAAGATAAGAATTTGATTGTAGGCCTAGATATAGGCACATCAAAAATTGTTGCCATCGTCGCTGAATTGCAGCCAGAAGGCACGGTAAAGGTGATCGGGCTAGGTCAGCATATTTCACGCGGCTTGAAAAAAGGCGTCGTGGTGAATATCGAATCAACCATGCAATCAATCCAACGCGCGCTTGAAGAAGCTGAACTGATGGCAGATTGCAAAATTAATAATGTTTATACAGGTATTGCGGGTAGCCATATCAAGAGCTTGAACTCGCATGGCATGGTGAAGATTAAAGACGCTGAAGTGACGCAAATGGATGTGGATCGCGTGATTGAAACTGCACGTGCGATTGCATTACCTGCTGACCAACAAATTCTGCATATTCTTACGCAAGAATTCATCATTGATGGTCAAGAAGATGTGCGCGAGCCATTGGGCATGAGCGGCATGAAGCTTGAAGTGAAAGTGCACATCGTGACTGGTGCAGTGGCGGCAGCACAAAACATTGTGAAATGTATTAAGCGTTGTGGCATTGAAGTGAGCGATTTGATATTGCAACCACTCGCTTCTAGCCTTGCTGTATTAACTGAAGATGAAAAAGAGTTAGGTGTTTGTCTGGTTGATATTGGAGGCGGAACCACTGATATCGCAGTATTTAAGCAGGGTGCTATTCGCCACACAGCAGTTGTGCCTATCGCTGGCGACCAAATGACCAATGATGTTGCCGTTGCTTTCCGTACGCCTACGCAATCAGCAGAAGATATTAAGGTGAAACATGGTTGCGCTTTACGTCAGTTGGCTGATCCACGTGAAATCGTCGAAGTGCCAGGCGTTGATGGTCGCGAGCCACGTCAATTATCAGTGCAAACATTGGCAGAAGTGCTAGAGCCGCGCATCGTTGAATTATATGAGTTGGTGCTTAATGAATTACGTCGTAGTGGTATGGAGGAAATGATCGCTTCAGGCATCGTGATTACGGGTGGCTCAGCAATGATGAAAGGCATGGTCGAGCTTGGCGAAGAAATATTCCATATGCCAGTGCGTATGGGTTTACCAAGACATGTTGGTGGCTTATCAGAAGTCGTCAGCAATCCACGTTATGCAACAGGTGTTGGTTTAGTGTTGATGGGCAAGCAGCAGTTAGAAAGACATATTAGTGGGCAAATGGAATCAAGTTCATTTGGAAGAATGTTGGAAAAAATGAAGAGCTGGTTTCAAGGCAATTTTTAA
- a CDS encoding cell division protein FtsQ/DivIB, producing MWDKPTLLNWIASLLFALSVVVMLYAALFAVVHLPIFPLREVKVDGELSHVNREQVKLIVAKHLKGNFFTLDLVKARNAFEKLPWARNVSLRRRWPDTLEVVIEEHQALARWGTIALVNTHGELFHAASGSDLPVFYGPGDGVIEVASQYGEFSKILKTANLEIANLALTPRRAWEITTSDGMVVELGRIEMQPRLEKFVSVYSRTIASLNMKVTYADLRYPNGFAVRKPVLVKAEVQAKAIEDKSTDTTTIKPNVSKPSTSKPSNLKPGKTKPTDIIKQQT from the coding sequence ATGTGGGATAAACCTACATTGCTAAATTGGATTGCAAGCCTGCTCTTTGCTTTGAGCGTGGTGGTGATGCTTTATGCGGCGCTCTTTGCCGTGGTGCATTTGCCCATTTTTCCGCTTCGTGAAGTGAAAGTGGATGGCGAACTTAGCCACGTCAATCGTGAGCAAGTGAAGCTGATTGTTGCTAAGCATCTAAAAGGTAATTTCTTCACATTGGATTTAGTGAAAGCACGTAATGCCTTTGAAAAATTGCCTTGGGCACGCAATGTGAGTTTGCGTCGCCGCTGGCCAGATACTTTAGAAGTGGTGATAGAAGAGCATCAAGCATTGGCACGTTGGGGAACCATTGCATTAGTGAATACGCACGGTGAGTTGTTTCATGCAGCTTCTGGTAGTGATTTACCTGTGTTTTACGGACCGGGTGATGGCGTGATTGAAGTGGCATCTCAATATGGCGAGTTTAGCAAAATACTGAAAACGGCGAATTTGGAAATTGCAAATTTGGCGCTTACGCCTAGACGTGCTTGGGAAATTACAACATCAGACGGCATGGTGGTGGAGCTAGGGCGCATTGAAATGCAGCCAAGATTAGAGAAATTTGTCAGCGTGTATAGCCGCACGATTGCGAGCTTGAATATGAAAGTAACGTATGCCGATTTGCGTTACCCCAATGGATTCGCAGTGCGTAAGCCAGTACTAGTTAAAGCAGAAGTGCAGGCGAAAGCAATTGAAGATAAAAGCACGGATACAACAACTATAAAACCAAATGTTTCAAAACCCAGTACTTCAAAACCAAGTAATTTGAAACCCGGCAAAACTAAGCCAACTGACATTATTAAGCAACAGACATAA
- the ftsW gene encoding putative lipid II flippase FtsW, with translation MITAMLNRDRINSPSYDQGLLWVVLCLLGIGLVMVYSASIAIAEADKGVGYNSSYYLVHQAIFMVVALSAAFVAFNVPVAWWQKMAPYLFLIGLALLILVLIPGIGLKAGGSRRWLRLFVINPQPSEFMKLFAAMYVADYTVRKAAVMDSFRHGFFPMLMVMLVVGGLLLREPDFGAFAVIAAISISILWLGGINGRIFVGLLILLVVGFVFLIWSSPYRLERVIGFMDPWADPYGKGYQLSHALIAFGRGEWFGVGLGASVEKLLYLPEAHTDFLLAVIAEELGFVGVLGVIALFSWIVIRSFGIAKEAIANERYFAALLSQGIGVWMGVQGIINMGVNMGLLPTKGLTLPLLSFGGSGILANCIAMAIMLRIDFENRRLQKGLPA, from the coding sequence ATGATTACCGCCATGCTCAATCGCGACCGTATCAATTCCCCAAGTTACGACCAAGGCTTGCTATGGGTTGTGCTTTGCTTGTTAGGCATAGGCTTAGTCATGGTGTACTCAGCTTCAATCGCCATCGCTGAAGCCGATAAAGGCGTTGGTTATAACAGCAGTTACTACTTAGTGCATCAGGCCATATTTATGGTGGTGGCGCTCAGTGCAGCATTCGTGGCATTTAACGTACCAGTCGCTTGGTGGCAAAAAATGGCGCCATACCTATTTTTGATTGGCTTGGCTTTGCTAATACTTGTGCTGATTCCGGGCATTGGCTTGAAAGCAGGCGGAAGCCGCCGTTGGTTACGTCTGTTTGTCATCAATCCGCAACCTTCTGAGTTTATGAAACTATTTGCGGCCATGTATGTTGCCGACTATACCGTGCGCAAAGCGGCAGTAATGGATAGTTTTAGGCACGGCTTCTTTCCAATGTTAATGGTGATGCTAGTGGTGGGCGGTTTGTTGCTTCGCGAGCCAGACTTCGGTGCATTTGCGGTAATCGCGGCAATTTCGATCTCCATTTTATGGCTAGGTGGTATCAACGGACGTATTTTCGTGGGTTTACTAATATTGCTAGTTGTAGGTTTTGTCTTCTTGATTTGGAGTTCGCCGTATCGCCTCGAGCGCGTCATCGGCTTTATGGATCCGTGGGCTGATCCATATGGAAAAGGCTACCAACTTTCGCATGCGCTGATTGCATTCGGTCGTGGTGAATGGTTTGGCGTGGGCTTAGGTGCAAGCGTAGAAAAATTGCTCTATTTGCCAGAAGCGCATACCGACTTTTTATTAGCAGTAATTGCAGAAGAGCTAGGCTTTGTTGGCGTATTAGGTGTGATTGCTTTGTTCTCATGGATAGTCATTCGCTCATTTGGTATTGCCAAGGAAGCCATCGCCAATGAACGTTACTTTGCTGCACTGCTATCGCAAGGCATAGGTGTTTGGATGGGCGTGCAGGGCATCATTAACATGGGTGTGAATATGGGGCTGTTACCAACAAAAGGCCTGACCTTGCCACTACTTTCATTCGGTGGCAGCGGCATATTGGCTAACTGTATCGCCATGGCCATTATGCTCAGAATTGATTTTGAGAATCGCCGCTTGCAGAAAGGCCTACCAGCATGA
- the murB gene encoding UDP-N-acetylmuramate dehydrogenase, with protein MMAATQQRTGKLLLNEPMARYTSWRVGGKADQLYIPADLEDLQEFLRNVDANQAIYFVGLGSNLLVRDGGVRGTVIIMHNVLTGLKMDGDLVYAEAGVTCGKLAKFSAKEAKQGAEFFAGIPGTLGGALAMNAGCYGTETWNVVNSVTTINRQGELNKRSAAEFIASYRHVDMPVAGEWFIAAWLTLRAGDAHESAKKIKDLLATRLASQPLNLPSAGSTFRNPQGDYAARLVEASGLKGYIIGGAQVSEKHANFIVNIGDANALDIELLIKHMRETVLEKQGVALQQEVKVIGEYKV; from the coding sequence ATGATGGCTGCCACCCAACAACGCACAGGAAAGCTGCTATTAAACGAGCCTATGGCTCGCTATACCAGCTGGCGCGTGGGTGGTAAAGCCGATCAACTGTATATTCCAGCGGATTTGGAAGATTTACAGGAATTTTTAAGAAATGTAGATGCGAATCAAGCTATCTACTTTGTCGGTTTAGGTTCCAACTTACTAGTGCGAGACGGTGGCGTACGCGGCACGGTCATCATCATGCACAACGTGCTGACTGGTTTGAAGATGGATGGCGATTTAGTCTATGCCGAAGCTGGCGTGACATGTGGCAAGTTAGCTAAATTTAGCGCAAAAGAAGCTAAACAAGGCGCGGAATTCTTTGCAGGTATTCCAGGCACTTTGGGTGGCGCACTGGCGATGAACGCAGGCTGCTATGGCACTGAAACTTGGAATGTAGTGAATAGCGTCACTACGATTAACAGGCAAGGTGAGTTAAATAAACGTAGTGCGGCAGAGTTTATTGCCAGTTATCGCCATGTCGATATGCCAGTGGCGGGCGAATGGTTTATTGCCGCATGGTTGACTTTAAGAGCGGGCGATGCGCATGAGTCAGCAAAAAAGATTAAAGATTTATTAGCGACAAGATTAGCTTCACAACCGCTTAATTTGCCTAGTGCGGGTTCAACATTCCGAAACCCACAAGGCGATTATGCCGCAAGGTTAGTAGAGGCGAGTGGTTTGAAAGGTTACATCATTGGTGGTGCGCAGGTTTCAGAGAAGCATGCCAATTTTATTGTGAATATTGGCGATGCGAATGCGCTGGATATTGAGTTATTGATTAAACATATGCGCGAAACCGTGTTAGAGAAACAAGGCGTGGCATTGCAGCAAGAAGTAAAAGTCATTGGGGAATATAAGGTATGA
- a CDS encoding D-alanine--D-alanine ligase: MNDNSLNKKFGKVAVLLGGKSGEREVSLKSGGAVLAALQAQGIDAHGFDPRDKPLHDLEVFDRVFINLHGRYGEDGCIQGALEMLHIPYTGSGVMASAIGMDKWRTKLLWRAMNVITPDFELVTATSDFAAIEKSLGLPLFVKPANEGSSLGISKVKQAGGLQAAYKIAAEADPLVIAEKFINGGEYTVGIIGDGKGGYQALPIIRIVPKNEFYDFEAKYLRDDTEYLCPCGLSAEKEAQIQQEALQAFRTIGCRGWGRVDFLMDDAGNHYFLEVNTSPGMTDHSLVPMAAKAAGISFEQLVVRILELADVG; the protein is encoded by the coding sequence ATGAATGACAACAGTTTGAATAAGAAATTTGGAAAAGTAGCCGTATTGCTTGGTGGGAAATCTGGCGAGCGTGAAGTTTCACTCAAAAGTGGTGGTGCGGTGCTGGCGGCTTTGCAAGCGCAAGGTATTGATGCACATGGTTTTGACCCACGCGATAAGCCATTGCATGACTTAGAAGTATTTGACCGTGTTTTTATCAATTTGCATGGTCGCTATGGCGAGGATGGCTGCATACAAGGCGCATTGGAAATGCTACATATTCCATATACAGGCAGCGGAGTGATGGCGTCAGCGATTGGTATGGATAAGTGGCGCACTAAATTATTGTGGCGTGCAATGAATGTCATTACGCCAGATTTTGAGTTGGTAACAGCGACCAGTGACTTTGCTGCCATTGAGAAAAGCTTAGGTTTGCCGCTGTTTGTGAAACCTGCTAATGAAGGCTCTAGCCTAGGCATCAGCAAAGTAAAACAAGCTGGTGGTTTACAAGCGGCTTATAAAATTGCCGCAGAAGCAGACCCGTTAGTAATTGCTGAAAAATTCATCAATGGCGGCGAATATACCGTGGGCATTATTGGCGATGGTAAAGGCGGTTATCAAGCATTGCCGATTATTCGCATTGTGCCAAAAAATGAATTTTATGATTTTGAGGCGAAATACTTACGTGACGATACTGAATACCTTTGCCCTTGCGGATTAAGCGCGGAGAAAGAAGCGCAAATTCAGCAAGAAGCTTTACAGGCATTTAGAACCATAGGTTGCCGTGGTTGGGGACGTGTGGATTTCTTAATGGATGATGCAGGGAATCATTACTTCTTGGAAGTGAATACTAGCCCCGGCATGACAGACCACAGCTTAGTGCCGATGGCGGCAAAAGCGGCGGGTATTAGTTTTGAACAGTTAGTCGTACGTATTTTGGAGCTTGCGGATGTGGGATAA